In Pseudobacteriovorax antillogorgiicola, a single window of DNA contains:
- the dprA gene encoding DNA-processing protein DprA: MNILDTTLCHIVSQLTYKWIPIGDEWESTSTDVLHTIPWLEWRRYIRCEQNRGTPWGQVLHKHLDGAYDVVLKELEILMTSIKQGYHYLSICDPRYPYLLRQIKDAPFGLSYRGNLDALHNPCLAIVGSRKAAVDAVREAQDLAMRLAYEGATIVSGGAIGCDTAAHLGALCSGVRPSPTIAVMAGSIDKLYPRCNDVLFHRILEYGGMIISERLTGTQPRPMDFPIRNRIISGIANRVLLMQAANRSGAMSTANLALAQGRDVMVYEPRRTDVRFTGNQALMEQGAPWFSSADDYFQLKWE; the protein is encoded by the coding sequence ATGAATATTCTTGATACAACCCTTTGTCACATTGTTTCACAGCTCACATATAAATGGATTCCGATCGGTGATGAATGGGAATCGACGTCAACGGATGTGCTTCACACAATACCCTGGTTGGAGTGGAGGCGTTATATTCGTTGTGAGCAGAATCGAGGGACCCCATGGGGACAGGTTCTTCATAAGCACCTTGACGGTGCATATGATGTCGTATTGAAAGAACTAGAAATCCTCATGACTTCCATAAAACAAGGGTATCACTATTTATCCATATGCGATCCGCGCTATCCCTACTTATTACGTCAAATTAAAGATGCCCCTTTTGGGCTCAGCTATCGAGGAAATCTTGATGCGTTGCATAACCCATGTCTCGCTATTGTTGGCTCACGGAAAGCGGCAGTCGATGCTGTTCGTGAGGCGCAGGATTTGGCAATGCGCCTTGCCTACGAAGGAGCCACGATTGTGAGTGGTGGCGCCATCGGTTGTGATACCGCAGCCCATCTTGGAGCCCTTTGTTCTGGTGTAAGACCGAGTCCCACGATTGCCGTGATGGCTGGTTCCATCGATAAGCTTTACCCCCGTTGCAATGATGTCCTGTTCCATAGAATATTGGAGTATGGCGGAATGATTATCAGCGAGCGTTTAACAGGGACGCAGCCAAGACCGATGGACTTCCCCATTCGGAATCGCATCATTTCGGGCATAGCCAATAGGGTATTGTTGATGCAGGCAGCGAATCGATCTGGAGCGATGTCTACTGCAAATCTAGCATTAGCCCAAGGACGAGATGTCATGGTGTATGAACCCAGACGCACAGACGTGCGTTTTACAGGTAATCAGGCGTTGATGGAGCAAGGCGCACCTTGGTTCTCTTCGGCAGATGATTATTTTCAATTGAAATGGGAGTGA
- a CDS encoding DUF494 family protein, whose translation MKKAAGSHPHWWAVVKSMADLVASGYDELELTEHYVKDELIGKGFDESQINLAVTWVEKAVNSGTVNECLAMLQKQSEGVRVINPLEKVCFSSSIWSRLEICRQKGLISDEAVERILEGARVIDTRDWEDDEVSNLLAEMLFTFNPNNTETEYLEMLQRCVPQFYC comes from the coding sequence ATGAAGAAGGCTGCTGGTAGCCATCCCCATTGGTGGGCTGTTGTAAAATCCATGGCTGATTTGGTCGCCTCTGGCTATGACGAGCTTGAACTTACTGAGCACTATGTAAAGGATGAACTCATTGGCAAAGGCTTTGACGAATCTCAGATCAACTTAGCGGTTACATGGGTTGAGAAAGCTGTTAATTCTGGAACGGTGAACGAATGCTTAGCCATGTTGCAAAAGCAGTCTGAAGGTGTTCGAGTGATCAACCCTTTGGAGAAGGTTTGTTTTTCTTCCTCGATCTGGTCGCGGCTTGAGATTTGTCGCCAGAAGGGCTTGATTTCTGATGAAGCCGTAGAACGGATTTTAGAAGGAGCGAGGGTCATCGACACAAGAGACTGGGAAGATGATGAAGTTTCTAATCTTCTCGCTGAAATGCTATTCACCTTCAATCCGAACAATACAGAAACAGAATATTTGGAAATGCTGCAACGATGTGTCCCACAATTCTATTGTTAA
- a CDS encoding ATPase, T2SS/T4P/T4SS family produces MRTIQTLIDRMIDESWQELLVNGTTSMTLIAQDQKATCTASPFSDAYDMSRLIQDFARSHKVRVDPMRPAGGGIIDIDGDCSVRWHVMMPPVASTGPQLSLRQLSWSHISLSSFHHLPENQKMLEELRHRGCVFFSGPTGSGKTTLMTKLIDNSFSEERLFILETLPEIPLLSDRWVRLVEQLPNMEGQGAFSLTDLLRESLRMRPDRFVLGEIRGQEALALFQMLMASHEGVWATIHASGPDMLVPRLSQLSGVHEAEWQQLFEGLKPCYVQMQRKKPRVAGLFQFENGTFHPIFFDQKPA; encoded by the coding sequence ATGCGAACTATCCAAACATTGATTGATCGTATGATCGATGAGTCTTGGCAAGAACTTTTGGTCAATGGCACAACATCCATGACCTTGATTGCCCAGGATCAGAAAGCGACATGCACGGCATCGCCGTTCTCAGACGCGTATGATATGAGTCGTTTGATCCAAGATTTTGCGAGAAGTCACAAGGTGCGTGTTGATCCTATGCGACCCGCCGGCGGCGGCATCATTGACATCGATGGCGATTGCTCGGTTCGCTGGCACGTGATGATGCCTCCGGTGGCATCAACAGGCCCTCAATTAAGCCTTCGGCAATTAAGCTGGAGTCACATCAGTTTATCTAGCTTCCATCACCTGCCTGAGAATCAAAAAATGCTTGAGGAACTAAGGCACAGAGGGTGTGTTTTTTTCTCTGGTCCGACTGGCTCTGGCAAAACAACTCTCATGACAAAGCTCATTGACAATAGTTTTTCTGAGGAACGATTATTTATTCTGGAAACATTGCCAGAGATTCCCCTTTTATCAGACCGCTGGGTGCGGTTGGTGGAGCAGTTGCCTAATATGGAAGGGCAGGGTGCGTTTAGCCTGACAGACCTTCTTCGTGAGTCTCTCAGGATGAGGCCTGATCGCTTTGTGCTGGGCGAAATCCGTGGGCAGGAGGCCCTAGCTCTATTTCAGATGCTGATGGCATCTCATGAGGGGGTCTGGGCTACCATTCATGCTTCCGGCCCCGACATGCTAGTGCCGCGTCTTTCGCAATTGAGTGGGGTCCATGAAGCCGAATGGCAACAGCTTTTTGAAGGACTGAAGCCTTGCTATGTGCAAATGCAAAGAAAAAAGCCCCGCGTGGCGGGGCTTTTTCAATTTGAAAATGGAACGTTTCATCCTATTTTTTTCGACCAAAAACCAGCTTGA
- a CDS encoding DEAD/DEAH box helicase, producing MNKNQENNDTGLSIASDDETTQETVTATDENLKQTQLDNEDLADKDLADKDDDPDFEDESAELVSDEGTEEVGSFETLNLEPTVLDAIRQMGWTAPTPVQSKCLPYTIPGRDVAGFAQTGTGKTGVFLISIANEISKLKKGEIKSRDPLAIILVPTRELAVQIHSDAEELFKATNIRSMAVYGGVDYDKQAKAIKDGVDVIVATPGRLKDYRQKKILSLQHCLQFVCDEADRMFDMGFIEDVEFFLRHLGEETQKLLFSATTNDQVKELAFEYLEDPKYISVNPEVMTPERIDQKAIVCESTEKLQVLLGLIREHQPKCSIIFTNTKLVAEWVHYKLVNNGIEADLITGDLPQRKRINLIERIKEGKVKALIATDVASRGLHISDITHVYNFDLPGEAANYVHRIGRTARAGAQGSAYSLICEDYGHNLEAIREYLGSQIDIKVTMADEEHLAIEDKALNPYKDPEFKGTTSVTKAGSGDRNKDRKGGNKRGGKPDNRKGASSAKGRDGQDRSRKKHSRGKGRSDEQDTRKKKSTHQGNKGRKRPQDRHDNRKDGKKGNQQRNRQRVKEKTREPQVAAKQNQSLGGVVKKFLKLVFGRKK from the coding sequence ATGAATAAAAACCAAGAAAATAACGACACCGGCTTAAGCATCGCTTCAGATGACGAAACCACCCAAGAAACTGTAACAGCAACCGACGAAAACCTTAAGCAAACCCAACTCGACAATGAAGATCTTGCCGATAAAGATCTTGCCGACAAGGATGATGATCCCGATTTCGAGGATGAGTCAGCCGAGCTTGTTTCTGACGAGGGCACGGAAGAGGTAGGCAGTTTTGAGACCCTAAACTTAGAGCCAACGGTTCTCGACGCCATTCGCCAGATGGGCTGGACAGCCCCTACACCAGTGCAGAGCAAATGCTTGCCGTACACGATCCCCGGTCGCGATGTAGCTGGCTTTGCCCAAACCGGAACAGGCAAAACCGGAGTCTTTTTGATTTCCATTGCCAATGAGATCAGCAAGCTTAAAAAGGGCGAAATCAAAAGTCGTGATCCCTTAGCTATTATTCTGGTTCCCACAAGGGAACTCGCAGTACAGATCCACTCCGATGCGGAAGAGCTTTTCAAAGCTACCAATATTAGGTCTATGGCCGTCTATGGTGGGGTCGACTACGATAAGCAAGCCAAAGCCATCAAGGATGGTGTAGACGTCATCGTTGCCACACCAGGCCGACTGAAAGACTATCGCCAGAAGAAGATCCTGTCTTTGCAGCACTGTCTTCAGTTTGTCTGCGATGAAGCTGATCGCATGTTTGATATGGGCTTTATCGAAGATGTGGAGTTCTTTTTACGCCACCTCGGTGAAGAAACCCAAAAGCTCCTATTCTCAGCGACCACCAATGACCAGGTGAAAGAGCTGGCCTTTGAGTATTTAGAAGATCCAAAATACATTTCCGTCAACCCTGAAGTCATGACTCCAGAACGCATTGATCAAAAGGCGATCGTTTGCGAATCCACGGAAAAATTGCAAGTATTACTTGGGCTGATTCGGGAGCACCAACCCAAGTGCTCGATCATTTTCACCAATACAAAACTGGTTGCCGAATGGGTTCACTACAAACTTGTCAACAACGGCATTGAAGCAGATTTGATTACAGGGGACTTACCTCAGCGTAAGCGTATCAATCTGATCGAGCGAATTAAAGAGGGCAAGGTCAAGGCACTCATTGCCACTGATGTAGCAAGTCGAGGGCTACACATCTCGGACATAACCCACGTTTATAACTTCGACCTCCCAGGAGAGGCTGCCAACTATGTTCACCGTATCGGACGTACGGCACGTGCTGGCGCTCAGGGTTCCGCCTACTCTCTCATCTGCGAAGACTATGGCCACAACTTGGAAGCCATACGGGAGTACTTAGGCTCCCAGATAGACATAAAAGTCACTATGGCTGATGAGGAGCACCTCGCCATTGAAGACAAGGCTTTGAATCCATATAAAGACCCTGAATTCAAAGGCACTACCTCAGTCACAAAAGCTGGCTCCGGTGATCGCAACAAGGACCGCAAGGGCGGCAACAAGCGTGGCGGAAAGCCAGACAATCGCAAAGGCGCTAGCTCTGCTAAAGGCAGAGACGGCCAAGATCGTAGCCGTAAGAAACATAGCCGCGGCAAAGGCCGCTCGGATGAGCAAGATACCCGTAAGAAAAAATCGACCCACCAAGGGAATAAGGGGCGCAAGCGGCCTCAGGATCGCCACGACAACCGAAAGGATGGTAAGAAGGGCAACCAACAACGTAATCGCCAAAGGGTGAAAGAAAAAACCAGAGAGCCACAAGTAGCAGCCAAGCAAAACCAGTCATTGGGTGGTGTGGTCAAAAAGTTCCTCAAGCTGGTTTTTGGTCGAAAAAAATAG
- a CDS encoding tetratricopeptide repeat protein has protein sequence MFGYKAQLLVVVFALVGCVTPQEERQIKEDIARLQAQLVQMQNDFQDSDSSLKSSTNKRAASTNSRLERMTIDIQKLKGEVDALRVGVITGQLPGQTDDEGPSMATKLLAVIERLEALEEQQKKIMTAIEKAGSPSKKVESKRSSKVATNIKGLRRAFKEKRYRHVKEDAPAVIKKLKKGTKLRKEAQFLFAESLYKLGDIKSAALEFDEYLKSDPDNKVAHANLRLGDCFRHLGDSATAKIYYDELVSRYSSSEEARIAKQRLEKLSI, from the coding sequence TTGTTCGGTTACAAAGCGCAGTTGTTGGTTGTGGTTTTCGCTCTTGTTGGGTGCGTAACTCCTCAAGAGGAAAGACAAATCAAAGAGGATATCGCTCGGCTCCAAGCTCAGTTGGTGCAGATGCAGAACGACTTTCAAGACTCAGATTCCAGCCTTAAGTCGAGCACCAATAAGCGTGCTGCCAGCACCAACTCGCGACTTGAGCGGATGACCATTGATATTCAGAAGCTTAAAGGTGAGGTTGATGCTCTAAGAGTGGGGGTGATTACAGGACAGTTACCAGGTCAAACCGACGATGAAGGCCCCTCCATGGCAACCAAACTCTTGGCGGTGATCGAGCGTCTTGAGGCTCTTGAGGAGCAACAAAAGAAGATCATGACGGCGATCGAGAAGGCAGGTAGCCCTTCTAAAAAAGTAGAGTCGAAACGTTCGAGCAAGGTGGCCACCAATATCAAAGGCTTGCGTCGGGCATTTAAGGAAAAACGCTACCGACACGTGAAAGAGGATGCCCCCGCTGTGATTAAAAAGCTCAAGAAAGGCACCAAGCTCCGCAAAGAGGCCCAGTTTTTATTCGCGGAAAGTCTTTACAAACTCGGCGATATTAAATCAGCGGCTCTCGAATTTGACGAGTACCTCAAGTCAGATCCGGACAACAAGGTTGCCCATGCTAATTTGCGCCTGGGAGACTGTTTTCGTCACCTCGGAGACTCAGCTACGGCCAAGATTTACTATGACGAATTAGTGAGTCGGTATAGCAGTAGCGAAGAGGCTCGCATTGCGAAGCAGCGACTTGAAAAGCTTAGTATTTGA
- the tsaD gene encoding tRNA (adenosine(37)-N6)-threonylcarbamoyltransferase complex transferase subunit TsaD, which produces MLVLGIESSCDETAAAVVEDGRKVLSSQVFSQIETHKVFGGVVPEIAAREHLKVIQPMVQAALDEASCTLEDIDAIAVTQGPGLVGALLVGITYAKGLALGTGKPLIPVNHVHAHIHGALLGLDAPLESLFPGLALVVSGGHTNIYYMANPTDFELLAQTIDDACGESFDKVAKLFGLGYPGGPRIEALAKQGNPNHFQMPRMVEEKKRLLFSYSGLKTHMVNLRHRNKGVFTDEETADLCAAFQEEALGQLVRKLESALALKPASSILVAGGVAANQRFRAMVDEAINVPVYFPHLRYCSDNAAMIAALGYHQFNTQTHPQSVFSDYDWDAFSRYHR; this is translated from the coding sequence ATGCTAGTACTAGGAATTGAGTCAAGCTGCGATGAGACCGCAGCGGCAGTTGTTGAAGATGGTCGCAAGGTTTTATCCTCGCAAGTCTTTTCCCAAATAGAGACCCATAAGGTCTTCGGCGGTGTGGTGCCAGAGATTGCAGCGCGGGAGCATCTGAAGGTTATTCAACCGATGGTGCAAGCTGCCTTGGATGAGGCTTCGTGCACCTTGGAAGATATCGATGCCATCGCAGTGACCCAAGGCCCAGGCTTAGTTGGAGCCCTTTTAGTCGGCATAACCTACGCCAAGGGTCTGGCATTAGGAACAGGAAAGCCACTGATTCCGGTGAATCACGTTCATGCCCATATTCACGGCGCTCTCTTGGGCCTCGATGCTCCATTGGAGTCGCTATTTCCAGGCTTAGCGCTGGTGGTATCCGGCGGGCATACCAACATCTACTATATGGCAAACCCAACAGACTTTGAGCTTCTAGCGCAGACCATCGACGATGCCTGTGGTGAAAGTTTTGATAAAGTCGCCAAGCTTTTTGGTCTTGGATATCCTGGTGGGCCAAGGATCGAAGCCCTCGCAAAACAAGGAAATCCAAACCACTTTCAAATGCCGAGGATGGTCGAAGAGAAGAAACGCTTGCTGTTTAGCTATTCTGGATTGAAGACACATATGGTAAACTTACGTCACAGGAACAAGGGAGTTTTTACCGATGAAGAAACTGCCGACCTGTGTGCTGCGTTTCAGGAAGAAGCTTTAGGGCAGCTTGTTCGCAAGCTGGAATCAGCCCTTGCTTTGAAGCCAGCATCATCCATTCTGGTCGCTGGCGGCGTAGCAGCTAATCAGCGGTTCCGGGCTATGGTGGATGAAGCCATCAATGTTCCGGTTTATTTTCCGCACCTGCGGTATTGCTCTGACAATGCAGCTATGATCGCAGCTCTGGGATACCATCAATTTAACACTCAAACCCATCCTCAGTCAGTCTTCAGTGACTACGATTGGGATGCATTTTCCCGCTACCATCGGTAG
- the rsmA gene encoding 16S rRNA (adenine(1518)-N(6)/adenine(1519)-N(6))-dimethyltransferase RsmA — MGRRQHSGLVQKKSLGQVFLNTDWPVQKVVDRLQEWGVRRTIEIGPGPGILTRALLEAGFDVTAVERDDRFVERLADYKRARGDNLKGKLEIVGEDVLKFDLEAWVGSSHEPAAVCGNIPYNISSPILMWALPHLPQLKGINFLTQLEFAARLAGQVGTKAYGSLSVFAQLRAKVTMDCKVDRSCFTPVPKVDSALVSLKPKSIGISDELLKQVETLTRGAFTQRRKILKNAISQFLSEEDLIKNCPIDLNRRPDSLRPEEYVQIAKYIFDNR, encoded by the coding sequence ATGGGTCGGCGACAGCATTCGGGGCTGGTACAGAAAAAATCGTTAGGACAGGTGTTTCTCAACACCGATTGGCCGGTGCAGAAGGTCGTGGATCGCTTGCAAGAGTGGGGGGTGCGACGCACCATCGAGATTGGACCAGGACCAGGTATTCTTACGCGAGCGCTTCTTGAAGCGGGCTTTGACGTAACAGCCGTTGAACGTGATGATCGCTTCGTCGAACGTCTAGCGGACTACAAGCGTGCCCGGGGTGATAACCTCAAAGGCAAACTCGAAATCGTTGGCGAAGATGTTTTGAAATTCGACTTGGAGGCTTGGGTGGGCTCGTCCCACGAGCCCGCAGCGGTCTGCGGAAATATTCCGTACAATATCTCATCGCCAATTCTCATGTGGGCCTTACCCCATTTGCCTCAGCTGAAAGGCATCAATTTTCTCACTCAGCTAGAGTTTGCCGCTCGCCTAGCAGGTCAGGTAGGGACCAAGGCTTATGGTAGTTTAAGCGTGTTTGCTCAGTTGCGAGCTAAGGTTACCATGGACTGCAAGGTTGATCGCAGTTGCTTCACGCCGGTTCCGAAAGTCGATAGTGCTCTTGTTTCTCTCAAGCCCAAATCTATTGGGATCAGTGATGAGCTACTCAAGCAGGTTGAAACCCTCACGAGGGGCGCATTCACCCAGCGTCGTAAAATTCTAAAAAATGCGATCAGTCAGTTTCTAAGTGAAGAAGATTTGATCAAAAACTGCCCAATCGATTTAAATCGTCGCCCCGACTCTTTACGTCCGGAAGAGTATGTGCAAATCGCAAAGTACATTTTCGACAATCGCTGA
- a CDS encoding 2Fe-2S iron-sulfur cluster-binding protein, with the protein MPRVIFKPSGNVSEVPENTKILVAANRIKQDIEFGCASCRCGTCGVRIRGSLSPMKANEKDLLEKMHLSLDGTIRLACQARVLDSDVEVDLDFQREYSPDQGS; encoded by the coding sequence ATGCCAAGGGTAATATTCAAGCCAAGTGGCAATGTTTCTGAGGTGCCCGAAAATACAAAAATACTGGTTGCTGCCAATCGCATCAAGCAAGATATTGAATTCGGCTGCGCTTCATGTCGCTGTGGTACTTGTGGGGTTCGTATTCGCGGCTCCTTAAGCCCAATGAAAGCCAATGAAAAAGATCTACTGGAAAAGATGCATCTTTCCCTTGATGGTACGATTCGCTTGGCTTGCCAGGCGCGGGTATTGGATTCTGATGTGGAAGTTGATCTTGATTTTCAGAGAGAGTACAGCCCAGACCAAGGCTCCTGA
- a CDS encoding 2,3,4,5-tetrahydropyridine-2,6-dicarboxylate N-succinyltransferase: MEISTVQAKIEDAVAALEGGQQDALSQVEPYVHEAIKLLDTGAIRVATRDGDEWTTHAWIKQAILLYFKITKMEKIEVGPFTYFDKIPLKTNFEDLKVRVVPPATARYGTFMEEGVVLMPSYVNIGAYIGKGSMVDTWATVGSCAQIGANVHLSGGVGIGGVLEPAGAKPVIIGDGAFIGSRAIVVEGVEIGNEAVLAANVTITSSTPIIDIRGGEIKESKGRIPARSVVVPGTKEKEVPGGKIYTSCAYIIGDRKPSTDLKTSLNDVLREFALSV; encoded by the coding sequence ATGGAAATTTCAACCGTTCAAGCCAAAATTGAAGATGCCGTTGCAGCCTTAGAAGGCGGTCAGCAGGATGCTCTGTCGCAGGTGGAACCGTATGTACATGAGGCAATCAAGCTCCTCGATACCGGTGCCATTCGAGTAGCCACCCGTGATGGCGATGAGTGGACCACCCATGCCTGGATCAAGCAAGCGATCTTACTATATTTCAAAATCACCAAGATGGAAAAAATCGAGGTGGGGCCGTTTACCTACTTTGATAAGATCCCATTGAAGACCAATTTCGAAGACCTCAAGGTCCGGGTTGTGCCACCAGCTACTGCACGGTACGGCACATTTATGGAAGAGGGTGTAGTGTTGATGCCTTCTTACGTAAATATTGGAGCCTATATTGGCAAAGGGTCAATGGTTGATACTTGGGCAACAGTTGGATCATGTGCCCAGATCGGGGCAAATGTTCACCTATCAGGGGGCGTCGGCATTGGTGGTGTTTTAGAGCCAGCCGGAGCAAAACCAGTCATCATTGGTGACGGTGCATTTATCGGCTCACGAGCGATCGTAGTAGAAGGTGTTGAAATCGGCAATGAGGCGGTTCTCGCTGCCAATGTCACGATCACCTCATCGACTCCAATCATCGACATCCGTGGTGGCGAGATCAAAGAGAGCAAAGGCCGTATTCCAGCACGGTCTGTAGTAGTTCCAGGGACAAAGGAAAAAGAGGTTCCAGGTGGTAAGATCTACACATCCTGTGCCTACATCATTGGCGATCGGAAGCCGTCCACAGACCTCAAAACATCACTAAACGATGTGCTAAGGGAATTCGCCCTTTCCGTATAG
- a CDS encoding pyridoxal phosphate-dependent aminotransferase yields MTLNDVTMNLPTYPMEALAKIRQDLVDAGTRVFDFGTGDPRIPTWAPIKQAMKDSIPEISQYPSINGSPELRKSIWGYCERRFSYQESDDLDLIPTNGSKEAVFHIALSLVGRAGGRKSILYPNPGYPVYKSSILFSGGTPVPINLDADDGFKIKPWDLPESVQADAAALWINYPHNPTGSTADEGYLKEIIAWCQKRDVILLSDDCYTDIYHSSWDNSGERPHHILKYGHKNILSFMSLSKRSGLTGYRSGFILGDRKLIGSIRKARANFGVGTPLPIQAAATVAWNDDEHVAERRKIFTERLDYCFERLQKMNMIQDRPQAGFYLWCPLREDDDDITFSLDLAKHGVITSPSQWLSEGIKGYVRLAMVPDQQDLKPAMDIMETFVTKRY; encoded by the coding sequence ATGACCCTCAATGATGTCACCATGAATTTACCGACCTACCCAATGGAAGCCCTGGCCAAAATTCGTCAGGACCTGGTGGATGCCGGGACAAGAGTTTTTGACTTTGGGACCGGAGACCCCCGTATCCCAACTTGGGCCCCTATCAAACAGGCCATGAAAGATAGTATTCCGGAAATCAGTCAATACCCAAGTATCAACGGTAGCCCGGAGCTACGAAAAAGTATCTGGGGTTATTGCGAGAGACGATTTTCTTACCAGGAAAGCGATGACCTCGACTTGATTCCGACGAATGGCAGCAAGGAGGCTGTGTTCCATATAGCTCTATCCTTGGTTGGTCGTGCCGGTGGCCGCAAGAGTATCCTGTATCCCAATCCGGGGTACCCCGTTTACAAAAGCTCAATCCTTTTTTCAGGAGGGACTCCGGTACCCATCAACCTAGATGCCGACGACGGCTTCAAAATCAAGCCTTGGGACTTGCCAGAGAGCGTTCAAGCTGATGCAGCTGCACTTTGGATTAATTACCCCCATAACCCTACGGGTTCTACTGCCGATGAGGGATACCTGAAAGAGATTATTGCTTGGTGCCAAAAGCGAGATGTGATCCTTCTTTCCGACGACTGCTATACCGATATTTATCATAGCTCTTGGGATAATAGCGGTGAGCGACCTCATCACATCTTAAAATATGGTCACAAAAATATCTTATCTTTCATGAGCCTTTCAAAGCGATCCGGCCTCACCGGTTATCGCAGTGGATTTATCCTGGGTGATCGTAAATTGATCGGCTCGATCCGCAAGGCACGGGCTAATTTCGGAGTGGGTACTCCCCTGCCCATTCAAGCCGCTGCGACGGTTGCCTGGAATGATGACGAGCATGTAGCCGAAAGGCGAAAAATATTTACCGAGCGCCTCGACTATTGCTTCGAGCGCCTCCAAAAAATGAACATGATCCAAGATCGACCTCAGGCTGGCTTTTATCTGTGGTGCCCCCTGCGGGAGGATGACGACGATATTACCTTCAGCTTGGACCTTGCTAAGCATGGCGTTATTACTAGCCCTTCTCAATGGCTGAGTGAAGGCATTAAGGGCTATGTTCGCCTTGCAATGGTCCCCGACCAACAAGATTTAAAACCAGCTATGGACATTATGGAAACTTTTGTTACCAAGAGATATTAG
- a CDS encoding tryptophan 2,3-dioxygenase has product MERANEDRLIQPDEKTLTYDKYLKIHELLSLQQELSEPKEHDETLFIIIHQSYELWFKQILHEVLRCQSLLDRDEILPVLRSMKRIDTIQKVLIQKVDILETMAPDEFNRFRDRLNPASGFQSHQFRILEYKLGLKNKGYFKYHQHEPDTLAKLEKTLKEPSLYDSFFAFLARQGYQVPEEVLQRDLTQPHQANPKVVDIFEDIYRNHLNHYEIYSFLESLVDLDEQFTIWRYRHMLMVSRMIGSLTGTGGSLGAKYLATTLEKTLFPEIWNVRNQLGVKK; this is encoded by the coding sequence ATGGAACGAGCGAATGAAGATCGTCTGATCCAACCAGACGAAAAAACACTGACCTACGACAAATACCTAAAAATTCACGAACTCTTGTCCTTGCAGCAGGAGCTTTCCGAGCCGAAGGAGCATGATGAGACTCTTTTCATCATCATTCACCAATCTTATGAGCTGTGGTTTAAGCAAATTCTACACGAGGTCCTCCGTTGCCAAAGCCTCCTTGACCGAGATGAGATACTGCCAGTATTGCGTTCTATGAAGCGGATTGACACCATCCAGAAGGTCCTCATACAGAAGGTTGACATCCTAGAAACTATGGCACCGGATGAATTCAATCGCTTTCGTGATAGACTCAATCCGGCCAGTGGCTTTCAATCTCATCAGTTTCGAATCTTAGAATACAAGCTAGGGCTAAAAAATAAGGGCTACTTCAAATACCACCAACATGAGCCTGACACTCTGGCCAAATTAGAGAAGACATTGAAGGAGCCAAGCCTTTACGACTCCTTTTTTGCATTTCTAGCACGCCAAGGATATCAGGTCCCCGAAGAGGTTCTCCAGCGAGATCTTACCCAGCCTCACCAGGCGAATCCCAAAGTCGTAGATATTTTCGAAGACATTTACAGAAACCACTTAAACCATTACGAAATATATAGTTTTCTAGAGTCCTTAGTCGACCTCGATGAGCAATTTACAATCTGGCGTTATCGTCATATGTTAATGGTTTCCCGGATGATCGGCTCTCTAACGGGCACGGGAGGCTCTCTAGGGGCGAAGTACCTCGCAACGACCTTAGAGAAAACATTGTTCCCCGAAATATGGAACGTTCGTAATCAACTCGGTGTCAAAAAATAG